From Strongyloides ratti genome assembly S_ratti_ED321, scaffold srae_scaffold0000001, one genomic window encodes:
- a CDS encoding Kinesin-like protein KIF1B codes for MNNKITEENVIVAVRVRPFNNRELKRNAQCIIEMPNLKETIIRNYKDKKEEKKFQFDYSYWSFDNFFIDKDGVNIGESPKYINQERIFNDIGKIILNNAWKGFNVSLFSYGQTGSGKTYTMVGFQSNKGLVSNICEKLFQTILEKKEKKHEYQICISMFEIYCEKIRDLLVTENIIKNNLKIREHPKTGFYIENLKYLEVKSFNDIEKQIDIGTKNRSIASTSMNMTSSRGHTIIRLNFKQKIPKKSGNGTTTKSSEINLVDLAGSERQKDAEIEGQRLKEGIVVNKSLTTLGRVIKTIVDIQQWKGKNKSNVQIPYRDSILTCILKNALGGNSKTIMIATISPADINYDETLSTLRFADRVKNIKTKAIINESVTDKLIRELMDENIRLKELIDKGVSIDGKVASDDEVEELKKLLENNKIEMKNLKKKWEEKFNLKEKDLIHYNEDIIKKKKEIPHLWNLNEDPALTNKIVHFIYKNDTLVTNQTDITYKNNKIVLQGLSIMENHAIIFNKNDKKILLKPNDGKKILINGHIIYEETELKQNDIILFGGNHMYVFQNPKKEGMLNVNEITYDMAQIDIARNCGFGNQLNGIGIKQNNIPELEEDLIELIPKIDRTNLMCKQLKIDIEYSIILVTPESRGLLKGSDQALVKATNQKEDIFFIWSKDKFLTRYYDIEEIYQNYIENKKDYIKCNMDYPFFESLKSEVYIGTCYVSLKPLAKLIDISNDIPIIDFNGETVGSLTVSLVSCQLSGKEIVGEFVEKSKEIVGKNIGFKIKIYTANSLSKRYEKCWCSYKFFEESLKKTIVGKGNDVVFAYEDVFYYKPVTKKLLEYLETKTLIINVHGYQKTRCRDNLDHDITLKINQIFDDPIEKKIEELKVNKNQVKENDSIVISKKKDPIKKRTVKKISNKIVSEQKKSQLSKKIVINKK; via the exons atgaataataaGATTACTGAGGAAAATGTTATAGTTGCCGTTAGAGTTAGACCATTTAATAATAGAGAACTTAAACGAAATGCTCAATGTATTATTGAAATGcctaatttaaaagaaactaTAATaag aaattataaagataaaaaagaagaaaaaaaatttcaatttgaTTATAGTTATTGGagttttgataatttttttattgataaagatGGAGTTAATATAGGTGAATCaccaaaatatataaatcaagaaagaatttttaatgatattggaaaaattatattaaataatgctTGGAAAGGTTTTAAtgtttcattattttcatatgGTCAAACAGGATCAGGTAAAACTTATACTATGGTTGGTTTTCAATCTAATAAGGGTCTTGTATCAAATATATGtgaaaaactttttcaaacaatattagaaaaaaaagaaaaaaaacatgAATATCAAATATGTATATCAATGTTTGAAATTTATTGTGAAAAAATACGAGATCTTTTGGTAacagaaaatattataaaaaataatttaaaaattagagAACATCCTAAAACAGGattttatatagaaaatttaaaatatttagaagtaaaatcatttaatgatattgaaAAACAAATAGATATTGGTACAAAAAATAGATCAATAGCTTCAACTAGTATGAATATGACAAGTAGTCGTGGACATACAATTATAAggttaaattttaaacaaaaaataccAAAAAAATCAGGAAATGGTACAACGACAAAAAGTTCAGAAATTAACTTAGTTGATTTAGCTGGTAGTGAAAGACAAAAAGATGCTGAAATTGAGGGACAAAGATTAAAAGAAGGAATTGttgttaataaaagtttaacaaCACTTGGCCGtgttataaaaacaattgttGACATACAACAATGGAaaggtaaaaataaatcaaatgtACAAATTCCATATCGTGATTCTATATTAacatgtattttaaaaaatgcaTTAGGTGGAAATTCTAAGACTATAATGATAGCGACTATCTCACCGGCAGATATAAACTATGATGAAACATTGTCAACATTACGATTTGCTGATAGagttaaaaacattaaaactAAAGCTATAATAAATGAATCAGTTACAGATAAATTGATAAGAGAATTAATGGATGAAAATATTCGATTAAAAGAACTTATTGACAAAGGTGTATCTATAGATGGAAAAGTAGCAAGTGATGATGAGGtggaagaattaaaaaagctactagaaaataataaaatagaaatgaaaaatttaaaaaaaaaatgggaagaaaaatttaatttaaaagaaaaagatttaatacattataatgaagatattattaaaaaaaagaaagaaatacCACATTTGTGGAATTTAAATGAAGACCCAGCATtgacaaataaaattgtacattttatatataaaaatgatacattAGTCACAAATCAAACAGACATTacatacaaaaataataaaattgttttacaAGGATTATCAATAATGGAAAACCAtgcaattatttttaataaaaatgataaaaaaatattgttaaaaccaaatgatggtaaaaaaatattaattaatggtcatattatatatgaaGAAACtgaattaaaacaaaatgatattattctttttggTGGTAATCATATGTATGTATTTCAAAATCCCAAAAAAGAAGGAATGTTAAATGTAAATGAAATTACTTATGATATGGCTCAAATTGATATTGCAAGAAATTGTGGATTTGGAAATCAATTAAATGGAATTggtataaaacaaaataatattccaGAATTAGAGGAAGATCTTATAGAATTGATACCAAAAATTGATAGAACAAATTTGATGtgtaaacaattaaaaattgatattgaATATAGCATTATTTTAGTCACTCCAGAAAGCAGAGGATTGTTAAAAGGATCTGATCAAGCTTTAGTCAAAGCAACAAATCAAAaagaagatattttttttatttggtCAAAGGATAAATTTTTGACAAGATATTATGATATTGAAGAAATctatcaaaattatattgaaaaCAAGAAAGACtatattaaatgtaatatGGATTATCCTTTTTTTGAGTCATTAAAAAGTGAAGTTTACATTGGAACTTGTTATGTTTCCTTAAAACCATTAGCcaaattaattgatatttcAAATGATATTCCAATTATTGATTTCAATGGTGAAACAGTTGGTTCATTAACAGTATCTTTAGTTTCATGTCAATTAAGTGGTAAGGAAATAGTTGGAGAATTTGTAGAAAAAAGTAAAGAAATAGTTGGTAAAAATATaggatttaaaataaagatatatacaGCTAATTCTTTATCTAAAAGATATGAAAAATGTTGGTGtagttataaattttttgaagaaagtttaaaaaaaactatcgTTGGAAAAGGAAATGATGTAGTATTTGCATATGAAGATGTCTTTTACTATAAGCctgttacaaaaaaattactagAATACTTAGAAAcaaaaactttaattattaatgtaCACGGATACCAAAAAACAAGATGTAGAGATAATTTAGATCATGATATTACActtaaaattaatcaaatttttgatgatccaattgaaaaaaaaattgaagaatTAAAGGTTAATAAAAATCAGGTAAAAGAAAATGACTCTATagttatttctaaaaaaaaagatccaattaaaaaaagaacagtcaaaaaaatatcaaacaAAATTGTTTCTGAACAGAAAAAATCACAACTAagcaaaaaaattgtaattaataaaaaatag